A window from Thiosulfatimonas sediminis encodes these proteins:
- a CDS encoding CopD family protein, which yields MLWLKTFHILFMMSWMAGIFYLPRIFVHFVEGKEAGQDVTRLAIMAEKLYKFMTIMMMLAVGTGIWLWLQYFPIAEGMGWLHAKIVFVILMLVYHLWTKRRMKEMQQGHLDHSGVYYRWANEIPLVLVTIILILVVVKPF from the coding sequence ATGTTATGGCTTAAAACCTTTCATATTTTATTTATGATGTCTTGGATGGCGGGGATTTTTTATCTGCCAAGAATTTTTGTGCATTTTGTCGAAGGCAAAGAAGCTGGGCAGGATGTAACCCGTTTGGCGATTATGGCTGAGAAGTTGTATAAATTTATGACCATTATGATGATGTTGGCGGTTGGCACCGGCATCTGGCTGTGGTTGCAATATTTTCCGATTGCCGAAGGCATGGGCTGGTTACACGCCAAAATCGTGTTTGTGATTTTAATGTTGGTCTATCACCTGTGGACGAAACGCCGGATGAAGGAGATGCAACAAGGCCATCTTGATCATAGTGGTGTTTACTATCGCTGGGCGAATGAGATTCCGTTGGTTTTGGTAACGATTATTTTAATTTTAGTCGTAGTCAAACCTTTCTAA
- a CDS encoding FAD:protein FMN transferase, giving the protein MQQATLTTPIPYKRMRPLLGTFVEIQLLSAQDRPTVEYALNDAFAAIEEIQQQMSFHDAKSALNQLNFAPYEWHAVSNQLFEVLQLGWALQQQTQGRFYLFSGQALQNLNILPRHQDSQTNQKIDARKTVPLIELKTQATTKWARINCAMPICLDGIAKGYAVDQAIARLKANKVPSAYVNAGGDMRIYGDLRKQILQTNGASLRPITQLQNAALATSQQRHKPNHDFPSWIITPEGQACQNAVVSVQAEQAYLADALTKVFLQSSPSEITQLEKQFGVCALLTPSSHSSHKDY; this is encoded by the coding sequence ATGCAACAAGCAACCTTAACCACCCCAATCCCTTATAAGCGAATGCGCCCTTTGTTAGGTACTTTTGTGGAAATTCAACTGCTGAGCGCGCAAGATCGCCCAACGGTCGAATACGCCCTGAATGACGCTTTTGCCGCCATCGAAGAGATTCAGCAGCAAATGAGTTTCCATGACGCCAAAAGCGCCTTAAACCAGCTAAACTTTGCACCTTATGAGTGGCACGCAGTGAGCAATCAACTGTTCGAAGTTTTACAGCTTGGCTGGGCGTTACAACAACAGACCCAAGGGCGCTTTTATCTATTTTCTGGCCAAGCGTTACAAAATTTAAATATTCTGCCGCGCCATCAAGATTCCCAAACCAATCAAAAAATTGACGCTAGAAAAACGGTTCCGTTAATCGAGCTGAAAACGCAGGCGACAACAAAATGGGCGCGTATCAACTGCGCTATGCCGATCTGTTTAGATGGCATCGCCAAAGGGTATGCTGTTGACCAAGCCATTGCACGTCTAAAAGCGAATAAAGTCCCCAGTGCCTATGTGAATGCTGGAGGCGATATGCGCATTTACGGAGACTTACGCAAACAGATTTTGCAAACCAATGGGGCCTCTCTTCGCCCAATCACTCAACTGCAGAATGCGGCTCTGGCCACTTCACAGCAACGCCACAAACCCAATCACGATTTTCCTAGTTGGATTATCACCCCCGAAGGGCAAGCCTGCCAAAATGCCGTTGTCTCTGTCCAAGCAGAACAAGCCTATCTGGCAGACGCGTTAACCAAAGTTTTTTTACAAAGTTCGCCTAGTGAGATAACGCAACTGGAAAAACAATTTGGCGTCTGTGCTCTGCTGACCCCCAGTTCCCACTCTTCACACAAAGATTATTAG